The Asterias rubens chromosome 14, eAstRub1.3, whole genome shotgun sequence DNA segment tagtgatcgttatcgttttcgatAGCGCTGCAGTTTGAATCGGCATAAACTGATACACTTAAGAAAGATTTTTAAGACCAACCAGTGAAAGGGGATTATATACGATGTtctctaaaaataaattgtttacaaCTGGTATCTTTTGGTATAACTCATCAGGAGCGTGCTGGACGTCGTTGCGGCGCCCTCCGTGTCCTGAACAGCTACTGGCTCTGCGAGGACTCCACCTACAAATACTTTGAGATCATCATGGTGGATCCCTTCCACAAGGTCATCAGACGTAACCCAGACGCCCAATGGATAAGCAACCCAGTTCACAAGCATCGTGAACTCCGTGGGCTCACATCAGCCGGTAAGTCCACCTCAGAACCCAAATGTTTAACCCTTTCCTGCGCCATTTATTTCAGTGATAAATTGATCATTTTTACACACTAATTTGTACttgttactttaaagacactggacactattggtaattgtcaaagaccagtcttctctcttggttttactcaacatatgcataagataacaaacctgtaaaaatttgagttcaattgttTGTCGAAGTTgtcagataataatgaaagaaaaaacaccattgtcacacaaagttgtgtgcattcagatgcttaaattcgagacctcgaaatctaattctgaggtctcgaaatcaaatttgtggaaaattacctctttctcgaaaactaagttacttctgagggagccgtttattgcaatgttttatactatcaacagctcctcattactcattaccaagtaaggctttatgcttaAGCAGGTCTTACAGTGTGGGGGGGGGTGTGGTTGATATTATAAGAAATTGAATGCCGTTTGTTTGTGTTGGGGTTTGATGTTGAGTATTAAAAATTGCTTTGACTATAGGAATTATGTTAAATTAAGCCTCAGCCACCATGTTTCCCTGATTCTGAGGGTGCATTCGGGTAGCTTGCCTGTGTCAACCCCgacggtgctcactcgggtgagcccctgacaagagctaatcgaacgatcactcaccctctcgtggtgacgtcatgcacctcgggccaggcccaagtgacccattccacaagcagggcacttagggctgacctgggtgagcccctggaatggcgtaaaagctatttgaacgtaccggggacagactggggtcgacccggggaagctaatcgaacgcaccctaaaaaaaactttctgttCGCtgatttacaaatttgaaaatctcacTAATTGTTGTACAAAAGATCTCCGATTGTGTAAACTTTATTCAGTGTAATTGTCCCAATTTTTGTTCAGTGTATAATGAATAAATATCTCTgtgattgttgtacaaagttTCCCTGTATGGGATTTGTggcattgcatagtgaggtatcaatttatatttgtcaggcatgcaactcttttttttttttttaagcctggcaacaacagtgtacaactacagtcatgtaaaataagcctagtacatgctaacaatgcacctttaagagcataataaacctcaacattttctagggtaccattgtgggtttCATGTCCCATGGCGTTTTGACGGACAGTTGCATGCTTGATTTGTTAACaactacttgctgggtagactaggttttttttttaacttgtcaGACCCCACATATTTTACTAAacgtggagtagattttcggaatttaGGAGACTTCTTTACTTActagtacaaaataaaatatagacATTTTTCTTGATTTGGGAAATCTTTTCCCCTGTTAAtatgttgaatgtttttttaatatcttcACGAATACAAGATGCAAATATTTGCAGCTCCACTAATCTTcgtcttttgttttctttacaggcAAGAAGAGCAGAGGTATTGGCAAGGGACATCTGTACAAACAGACCATCGGTGGTTCACGCCGTGCTTGCTGGAAGAGACGAAACACCCTCTCCCTCAAACGATACcgttaaacaaaatcatcatcatcttcaaactagCATACCAATTACAGCTATACAAAACATACTTCACAATCCAAGTACTTTCTGGAGACAGCTTTTAAGGTGGGACGTTGCGTGGGTTTTATCTTGTCTCTGATAATGTTGGAGACTTGTGTTAATGAGATACGAGTTGCAAATGTTAGGGACTCGCACTGTTTATAAAAAACTGAATAATGAGATAATAAAAAACCTGTCGAGAGGAAATAACACTGATTTGAGtttcttttgattttatttgttgtttggaCTTGTCAgagattttgtcaaaatgtttgtgaaaaatttagGTAGAAAAACAAGCAATGGCAGCAGTTTTAATTGAGAATGTTGCTTGTACAGAAGACTcctgtttgggggggggggggggggttaaaaagAATATTGAAATTACCCTTTCATAATAGGAATTGTGTTATTAGATTAAAACAGTAGAATTCCGGACTTCAGAATTTGTGCTCTATgtatatgaaattgggtcctatTTGTAGAAGAGTTAAACTTAAAATTGTAGGTCTGTTTACCTTTAATTGTATTACAAATTGCCCTATTTTCCCGTGGTCGGTTCAAAGCGCTGGGAATAACCACAGGTGATACGAGATACAATATTTGTACATAACATAATAACTCATACAT contains these protein-coding regions:
- the LOC117299484 gene encoding 60S ribosomal protein L15-like yields the protein MGAYKYMQELYRKKQCDVMRFLSRVRTWNLRQLSSVHRASRPTRPDKARRMGYRAKQGYVIYRVRVRRGGRKRPVPKGATYGKPTNQGVNQLKFQRSLQSVAEERAGRRCGALRVLNSYWLCEDSTYKYFEIIMVDPFHKVIRRNPDAQWISNPVHKHRELRGLTSAGKKSRGIGKGHLYKQTIGGSRRACWKRRNTLSLKRYR